In Puntigrus tetrazona isolate hp1 chromosome 24, ASM1883169v1, whole genome shotgun sequence, a genomic segment contains:
- the LOC122330191 gene encoding microtubule-associated protein tau-like has protein sequence KPPPPPLAPAPQKHRSPAAPRRPLRPRRSRRSPGRLAPAPPPPPRPRLAAQRSPAPTAAPDIKNIRSKIGSTDNIKHQPGGGKVSVSQSRTDAQSSPSKETSQGKVQIVSKKLDYSHVTSRLGSKDNIKHVPGGGNVQILSKKVDLSKVTSKCGSKANIKHKPGGGEVKIESHKVNFKDKAQPKVGSMDNVNHEPGGGKVRIECFKLNFRENARSRTDHGADIITWPVSGDSPVHPHPLRSSVSLNDSLATAGLPRSHTTPALLSCQEPGAGLRT, from the exons AAGCCCCCGCCGCCTCCGCTCGCCCCCGCTCCACAAAAACACCGGTCTCCAGCAGCACCACGGCGTCCGCTCCGGCCGAGAAGAAGCCGGCGGTCCCCCGGGCGCCTCGCCCCAGCTCCACCTCCGCCTCCGCGGCCCCGACTCGCAGCACAGCGAAGCCCGGCTCCGACAGCGGCGCCAGACATCAAGAACATCCGCTCCAAGATCGGCTCCACGGACAACATCAAACACCAGCCGGGAGGAGGAAAG GTGTCCGTGTCTCAGAGCAGGACAGACGCTCAGAGCTCGCCCTCCAAAGAGACCAGCCAGGGCAAA GTTCAGATAGTCTCCAAAAAACTGGACTACAGTCACGTGACTTCTCGCTTGGGCTCCAAGGACAATATCAAACATGTTCCTGGTGGAGGGAAC GTCCAGATCCTCAGCAAGAAGGTCGACTTGAGTAAAGTGACCTCGAAATGTGGCTCGAAGGCCAACATCAAACACAAACCAG GTGGAGGCGAAGTCAAGATCGAGAGCCATAAGGTGAACTTCAAGGATAAAGCTCAGCCCAAGGTGGGCTCGATGGATAACGTCAATCATGAGCCTGGAGGCGGGAAAGTTAGG ATTGAGTGTTTCAAGCTAAATTTCCGCGAGAACGCCCGCTCTCGCACGGACCACGGCGCCGACATCATCACCTGGCCCGTGTCGGGTGACAGCCCTGTCCACCCTCACCCGCTCCGCAGCAGCGTCTCGCTCAACGACTCCCTCGCGACCGCCGGCCTCCCTCGCTCTCACACCACCCCGGCCCTCCTCTCCTGCCAGGAACCAGGGGCGGGACTCCGGACGTGA